The Methanococcoides methylutens genome has a window encoding:
- a CDS encoding class I SAM-dependent methyltransferase has product MAESPIFEIFDGLPRQGPGSNECTEKAFNLLSSLPAGSKILDIGCGVGMQTIHLAKICNDCHITATDIYQPFLDKLMENAVKEGVDDRITTVCASMDDLPFEANEFDIIWAEGSIFILGFEKGISYWKQFLKEGGYMAVTENTWFTDEPSSEVVEFWQEIYPGIMNIPDTEKVITSVGYDVIDHFKLPVSVWYEFYDNLEKRVDEISDNYKGNTEAEMILEFNRKEIKLFRERPDEYGYAFYIFQKNKL; this is encoded by the coding sequence ATGGCAGAATCACCGATTTTTGAGATATTTGATGGATTGCCCAGACAGGGGCCTGGCAGCAATGAATGTACTGAAAAAGCCTTTAATTTGCTTTCTTCCCTTCCTGCAGGCAGTAAGATCCTTGACATTGGTTGCGGTGTGGGTATGCAGACAATTCATCTTGCGAAGATCTGCAACGACTGTCACATCACTGCAACTGACATTTACCAGCCTTTTCTGGATAAGCTGATGGAAAATGCAGTTAAAGAAGGAGTTGATGACAGAATTACCACGGTTTGTGCTTCCATGGATGACCTGCCTTTTGAAGCAAATGAATTCGACATCATATGGGCAGAAGGCTCCATCTTTATCCTTGGTTTTGAGAAAGGAATTAGCTACTGGAAACAGTTCCTGAAAGAAGGGGGCTATATGGCAGTGACAGAGAACACATGGTTCACGGATGAACCTTCTTCAGAAGTTGTTGAATTCTGGCAGGAAATATATCCTGGTATCATGAATATACCGGATACTGAAAAAGTTATTACGTCAGTAGGATATGATGTCATTGATCACTTTAAACTGCCAGTTTCTGTCTGGTACGAGTTTTATGACAATCTGGAAAAAAGAGTTGATGAAATCAGTGATAACTATAAAGGAAACACTGAGGCAGAAATGATACTTGAGTTTAACAGAAAAGAGATAAAACTCTTCAGAGAACGCCCAGATGAATATGGTTATGCGTTCTACATTTTTCAGAAGAACAAACTCTAA
- a CDS encoding adenylyltransferase/cytidyltransferase family protein — MLKRVLATGTFDILHPGHVFFLSSARALGDELYVLVARDSMIRHKAKPIVPEIQRLEMISSLKVVDKAMLGSEKDIFDPLYEIDPDIIVLGHDQTFDIEELQKSLKEKGFKAKVIRIDESLKCPLYSSGRIVNKILERYCESQD, encoded by the coding sequence TTGTTGAAACGAGTACTTGCCACAGGAACTTTTGATATTTTACATCCCGGACATGTTTTCTTCTTAAGTAGTGCCCGTGCTCTTGGTGATGAGCTTTATGTCCTGGTCGCAAGGGATTCCATGATAAGACACAAGGCAAAGCCTATTGTTCCTGAAATTCAGAGACTTGAAATGATCAGTTCATTGAAGGTCGTAGATAAAGCAATGCTTGGAAGTGAAAAGGACATCTTCGACCCGCTATATGAGATAGATCCCGACATCATAGTTCTTGGTCATGACCAGACCTTTGATATTGAGGAACTTCAGAAAAGCCTGAAAGAAAAAGGTTTTAAGGCAAAAGTCATACGCATCGATGAATCACTGAAGTGTCCACTATACAGCAGTGGAAGAATAGTCAATAAGATACTCGAGCGATATTGTGAAAGTCAGGACTAA
- a CDS encoding DUF1638 domain-containing protein encodes MPVISLIGCRMFEDEIVHLVEHDPLIDNLIIVENKDCAGIVEKLDDIGVSYKLVPESKLASLYSEQCTDSYCCIINILEFALHAIPTNLKSEVYAKVEEMAPYSEGILLFYGLCGNVLGDVEKDLEDIECKICILKEENGEIIDDCIGAVLGGREAYLHHLKSFKGIGTFFLTPMWAANWGDMLVAGGFGKDPNDTETSKFVFDAVGYKKVAKLDTGLRYEKKFDDIVKEFAEIFDFDILNIEGELGLIEGCYRKFRNEVLKREQ; translated from the coding sequence ATGCCTGTAATAAGCCTGATAGGATGCAGGATGTTCGAAGATGAGATCGTTCATCTTGTTGAACATGATCCTTTGATAGATAACCTGATCATAGTAGAGAACAAGGACTGTGCCGGCATTGTAGAGAAGCTGGATGATATAGGGGTTTCTTACAAACTAGTACCTGAAAGTAAGCTGGCATCCCTGTACTCAGAACAATGTACTGATTCCTATTGTTGTATCATAAATATACTTGAATTTGCATTACATGCTATACCCACCAACCTCAAATCCGAGGTCTATGCGAAAGTCGAAGAAATGGCACCTTACTCGGAAGGTATACTTTTGTTCTATGGGCTTTGCGGTAATGTTCTGGGGGATGTTGAAAAGGATCTCGAGGATATTGAGTGCAAGATATGTATTCTCAAGGAAGAGAACGGTGAGATCATCGATGATTGCATAGGCGCAGTGCTTGGAGGCAGAGAGGCATACCTGCATCACCTCAAGAGCTTCAAAGGAATAGGCACCTTTTTCCTGACACCCATGTGGGCTGCGAACTGGGGAGATATGCTTGTTGCCGGTGGTTTTGGAAAGGACCCAAATGATACTGAAACTTCTAAATTCGTTTTTGATGCGGTGGGGTACAAGAAAGTAGCAAAATTGGATACCGGACTGCGTTATGAAAAGAAGTTCGATGACATCGTGAAGGAGTTTGCGGAGATATTTGACTTTGATATCCTGAATATCGAGGGAGAGCTTGGTCTCATTGAAGGCTGTTACAGGAAGTTCCGTAATGAAGTCCTGAAAAGGGAACAATGA